The following are from one region of the Arachis duranensis cultivar V14167 chromosome 10, aradu.V14167.gnm2.J7QH, whole genome shotgun sequence genome:
- the LOC107471252 gene encoding uncharacterized protein LOC107471252: MESTKEQHGLLQQILPPRLEDAGLEDCALPPESIHQAFLKAASAVKSAAAIFSDDDDETAGDCVNDPWPAAAEGTSDAVIGIEPNEPPGACAIEKGCEEGGDEVKVSGGSGGDEVEEVVDEIVVGEGAKLGEGEEEPCIDELQGLGIEDDERKNKKKNGEEEEKKPTLIEGYV, encoded by the coding sequence atggagtccaccaaAGAACAACACGGGTTACTGCAGCAGATTCTACCCCCGCGCCTCGAAGACGCAGGCCTTGAAGATTGTGCTCTTCCGCCTGAATCTATCCACCAAGCATTCCTCAAAGCAGCCTCCGCCGTGAAGTCTGCCGCCGCGATTTTCTCCGATGACGATGACGAGACCGCCGGAGATTGCGTCAACGACCCGTGGCCAGCCGCAGCCGAGGGAACCTCCGACGCCGTGATCGGGATCGAGCCGAACGAGCCGCCCGGAGCATGTGCCATCGAGAAAGGATGCGAAGAAGGCGGCGATGAGGTGAAAGTCTCTGGTGGAAGCGGCGGCGACGAGGTGGAGGAGGTTGTGGATGAAATTGTGGTTGGAGAAGGAGCTAAATTGGGAGAAGGTGAAGAAGAACCTTGCATTGATGAATTGCAAGGTTTGGGAATTGAAGATGATGAaaggaagaataagaagaaaaatggtgaagaagaagagaagaaaccTACTTTAATTGAAGGCTATGTATGA